One segment of Kryptolebias marmoratus isolate JLee-2015 linkage group LG23, ASM164957v2, whole genome shotgun sequence DNA contains the following:
- the ccdc28a gene encoding coiled-coil domain-containing protein 28A: MEERKLKRKSAKTSTNTAAPTGGSSRKNSASSGGRHVGYSHTTGTGSSQKNKNRRGIRDKPRYQPGSGGKAAQNQGQAAPTIQHSFLTDVSDVQEMENGLLSLLNDFHSGKLQAFGNECSIDQMEHVREMQEKLARLHFDLYGEVDEMPKDQRKTASDTNMDKLLLNLEELSSSIQKLNLADSQEILRTTSV; this comes from the exons ATGGAAGAGAGAAAGCTAAAGAGAAAGAGCGCCAAGACCTCCACCAACACAGCGGCTCCGACGGGAGGCTCCAGCCGGAAGAACAGCGCTTCCTCCGGGGGAAGGCATGTCGGCTACAGCCACACCACGGGCACCGGTTCCAGCCAGAAGAACAAGAACAGGAG GGGGATCAGGGATAAACCCAGATATCAGCCGGGTTCGGGTGGAAAAGCTGCACAGAACCAGGGCCAAGCAGCCCCTACCATCCAACACTCGTTTCTGACGGACGTCTCAGATGTGCAGGAGATGGAGAATGGCCTGCTCAGTCTCCTCAACGACTTCCACTCAGGGAAACTACAGGCCTTTG gcaACGAGTGCTCCATCGACCAGATGGAGCACGTCAGAGAGATGCAGGAGAAGCTGGCACGCTTGCACTTTGACCTCTACGGCGAGGTGGATGAAATGCCCAAGGATCAGAGGAAAACGGCGTCCGACACCAACATGGACAAGTTACTGCTTAAC CTTGAGGAGCTGAGTTCTTCCAT TCAGAAACTGAACCTAGCGGACAGTCAGGAAATCCTGAGAACTACCAGcgtctga
- the LOC112450864 gene encoding epithelial cell-transforming sequence 2 oncogene-like, with protein sequence MSRKSAPHSVKLWQLSGTDYEPQGPPRLKAEARFSCWTPLNDKRRNLQLFEERENLVLHWFDLWTDAQRKHLLHALLARCSRSQLKYCRDLLIETVPVTRADFTVILPRFLSLYILSFLSPRDLCSTAQVNWHWRVLSEQDCLWADRCIRRGWFLPYAPAEKESGAWKNHYVSCVSTLDWLTPREASELYGTLNQQSAGLTEEEEERRKERKIRQTIRDLIQEEKRLSMRSRRPWGSHTKSEGSRGGSMPPGRSVSGLTSSSWPSLSWQSKTAQSSSVYFSLDRGQAVDGAQSSESVGTSRANSESVSKARGVLSSFTSRAAAPPSASNCDPAALLLLVSNRIPAYELVLSGVKAGVVVVLYDHRGTLPALFLQVERAVSGQPVQRVGLLAPGGTEEIHLLRGCSLSERTLLTPDHREFWEKLCVQVTPTQEGGGIDIFCPLAASAPGVTLLRSLSTLTGLEVRAPAGLATGSFQNILGEWSGGDVGAGLLDQHPAVAALRYVSGGVLQAWCRQAEWMEEALQELRRSLKVQLQQSSLQARGRALGHFLWENVRLENVCVSRELSEALTEGLTALTEQEETRPLEFLSSFLMRRSEEESEEDPSPVKDDSCSSLSLQAKLPQSGLDWRASVVRELHHSEGLYLRRLSAILKVYQEPLTAALNSNRAILSYADVQIIFSQVPVIHQLNSVFQADLQTRLQQWAADQCVGDVFVKLCSKLSVYTNYLNNYTVALRTIDKCREAKPAFRAFLKRADRTLSTHMLSLQELLLCPVWRMQEYVTLLQALSSNTSPDHPDHTHLCTALSTVLRFRQFMQTLKRNSEADRLLEETQQMIQGCPSLKEGNRRLIKTQEAVLLRSPDDQIPDSLRTFEQVSDVGLFLFNDALVLTRRTVRHTPFSVSSRSTHTFLASVALSSLSVREITHTRYVSHAFVLEGPSRSWVCAADRGDDREDFLSELRSAISSSLRGHQ encoded by the exons ATGAGCCGGAAGTCCGCCCCTCACTCGGTGAAGCTGTGGCAGCTCAGCGGGACGGACTATGAGCCGCAGGGACCCCCCAGGCTGAAGGCAGAGGCCCGCTTCAGCTGCTGGACCCCCCTGAACGACAAGCGGCGCAACCTGCAG TTGTTTGAGGAGCGGGAGAACCTTGTGCTGCACTGGTTCGACCTGTGGACCGACGCTCAGAGGAAGCACCTGCTGCACGCTCTGCTCGCTCGCTGCTCCAGGTCGCAGCTCAA GTACTGCAGGGATCTGCTGATTGAGACGGTTCCGGTAACTCGGGCAGACTTCACGGTGATTCTTCCTCGGTTTTTATCCCTGTACATCTTGTCCTTCCTGTCCCCTCGAGACCTGTGCAGCACCGCTCAGGTCAACTGGCACTGGAGGGTCCTGTCAGAGCAG GACTGTCTCTGGGCTGACCGCTGCATCAGAAGAGGCTGGTTCCTTCCCTACGCTCCCGCAGAAAAAGAGTCCGGCGCCTGGAAGAACCACTACGTGTCCTGCGTCTCCACGCTGGACTGGCTCACTCCGCGGGAGGCGTCTGAGCTCTACGGAACCCTCAACCAGCAGAGCGCAGGGCTgacggaggaggaagaggagaggaggaaggagaggaagatCAGGCAGACAATCAGAGATTTGATTCAGGAGGAGAAGA GGTTATCCATGAGAAGCAGGAGACCGTGGGGCAGCCACACAAAATCTGAAGGCTCTAGAGGTGGAAGTATGCCCCCAGGAAGGTCCGTCTCTGGGTTAACGTCCAGTTCTTGGCCCTCTCTGTCCTGGCAGTCAAAGACAGCTCAGTCTTCCAGCGTTTATTTTAGCTTGGACAGAGGACAAGCTGTGGATGGAGCTCAGAGCTCGGAGAGCGTGGGGACATCCAGGGCTAACAG TGAAAGTGTGTCTAAAGCCAGAGGAGTTTTGTCATCCTTCACCtccagagctgcagctcctccctcagcctCGAACTGTGATCCCGCTGCCCTCTTACTGCTCGTCTCCAACAGAATCCCAGCTTACGAG CTGGTTCTGAGCGGAGTGAAAGCCGGAGTGGTCGTGGTTCTGTACGACCACAGAGGGACTCTCCCGGCTCTGTTTCTCCAGGTGGAGAGAGCCGTTTCAGGGCAGCCAGTTCAGAGAGTCGGCCTTCTGGCTCCAGGAGGAACGGAGGAAATTCATCTGCTTCGTG GTTGCAGCCTGTCAGAAAGGACTCTACTGACACCTGATCACAGGGAATTCTGGGAAAAACTCTGTGTCCAGGTGACGCCAACTCAGGAAGGAGGCGGGATTGACATCTTCTGCCCGCTGGCTGCATcag CGCCAGGTGTGACTCTTCTCCGCAGCCTTTCGACTCTGACGGGTCTGGAGGTTCGAGCACCGGCGGGCCTCGCCACTGGAAGCTTCCAGAACA TCCTCGGTGAGTGGTCTGGTGGTGACGTTGGTGCTGGACTCCTGGACCAGCACCCAGCAGTGGCTGCGCTGCGGTACGTGAGCGGCGGCGTGCTGCAGGCCTGGTGCAGACAGGCTGAGTGGATGGAGGAGGCCctgcaggagctgaggaggtCCCTGAaggtgcagctgcagcagagcagccTGCAGGCCAGAGGCCGAGCTCTGG GTCATTTTCTGTGGGAGAACGTCCGCCTCGAGAACGTTTGTGTCTCCAGAGAACTGAGTGAAGCTCTGACAGAAGGACTCACCGCTCTCACCGAGCAGGAAGAG ACCAGACCTCTGGAGTTTCTGTCCTCCTTCCTGATGCGAAGGAGCGAAGAGGAGAGCGAAGAAGACCCGTCTCCAGTTAAAGATGATTCCTGTTCATCTTTAAGTCTTCAAGCGAAGTTGCCACAG TCGGGTTTGGATTGGAGAGCTTCTGTTGTGAGAGAGCTGCACCACAGTGAGGGTCTTTATCTGAGGAGACTCAGCGCCATCCTGAAG GTGTATCAGGAGCCTCTGACGGCAGCTCTGAACTCCAACAGAGCCATTCTCAGCTACGCCGACGTCCAAATCATCTTCAGCCAGGTCCCAGTCATACATCAGCTgaacag CGTGTTTCAGGCAGACCTACAGACCAGGCTGCAGCAGTGGGCTGCAGATCAGTGTGTCGGAGACGTTTTTGTGAAGCTGTGCTCCAAACTGAGCGTCTACACCAACTACCTGAACAACTACACCGTCGCCCTCCGCACCATTGACAAG TGCAGGGAGGCGAAGCCAGCGTTTCGGGCTTTTCTGAAAAGAGCAGACAGAACTCTGTCAACACACATGCTGAG cctgcaggagctgctgctgtgtcCGGTGTGGAGGATGCAGGAATACGTGACCCTTCTTCAAGCTCTGTCTTCAAACACGTCCCCTGATCACCCCGACCACACACACCTCTGCACAGCCCTCAGCACCGTGCTGCGGTTCAGGCAGTTCATGCAGAcg ctgaagCGTAACTCAGAGGCAGACAGGCTGTTAGAGGAAACGCAGCAAATGATACAAGGCTGTCCG AGCCTCAAAGAGGGAAACAGGCGGCTGATCAAAACTCAGGAGGCGGTGCTGCTCAGGAGCCCAGACGACCAGATTCCTGACTCCCTAAG GACCTTTGAGCAGGTGTCCGACGTTGGCCTCTTCCTGTTTAACGACGCCTTGGTGCTGACTCGGAGAACCGTGCGCCACACTCCGTTCTCCGTGTCCAGCCGGAGCACGCACACCTTCCTAGCGTCTGTGGCGCTCAGCAGCCTGAGCGTCAGAGAGATAACGCACACGCGCT ATGTGAGCCACGCGTTCGTCCTGGAGGGCCCGTCCCGTTCCTGGGTCTGTGCCGCAGACAGAGGCGACGACAGAgaggacttcctgtctgagctgCGCTCGGCTATAAGCTCCTCCCTCAGAGGACATCAGTGA